Proteins from a genomic interval of Dehalococcoidia bacterium:
- a CDS encoding LL-diaminopimelate aminotransferase: protein MRFAQRIEKLPPYLFVEVTRKINRMRAEGRDVISLGIGDPDIPTPDYIIDRLVEAARVPANHRYPESDGLPQLREAIAGWYERRFGVRLDPNKEVLPLIGSKEGIGHIALCFIDPGDLALVTDPGYPVYSVGTMFAGGETYWLPLTEERGWKPDLDAIPEEVARKAKVLWINYPNNPTGAVAELDFFERCVHFAKKYDVAVLHDAPYTEVAYDGYRPHSFLEVPGARDVGVEFHSLSKTYNMTGWRVGMAVGNARIIDALLRVKSNLDSGIPQAIQEMAIAALNGPMDAVFRNNAILQYRRDLVCEVLNKIGLRAPKPKASLYVWAALPAGVKSIDFSARLVEETAVFVTPGIGYGPSGEGYVRISLTAPTERIEEAMRRLAAWKPEEALAAS, encoded by the coding sequence ATGCGATTTGCCCAGCGCATTGAGAAGCTGCCGCCGTACCTCTTCGTCGAGGTCACCCGCAAGATCAACCGCATGCGCGCCGAGGGCCGCGATGTGATCAGCCTCGGCATCGGCGACCCCGACATCCCCACTCCAGACTACATCATTGACCGCCTTGTGGAGGCGGCACGCGTGCCGGCCAATCATCGCTACCCGGAGAGCGACGGGCTCCCGCAGCTGCGCGAGGCGATCGCAGGATGGTATGAGCGCCGCTTCGGGGTGAGGCTCGACCCGAACAAGGAAGTGCTGCCGCTGATCGGCTCCAAAGAGGGGATCGGCCATATCGCGCTCTGTTTTATCGATCCCGGGGACCTCGCCCTCGTGACCGACCCCGGCTATCCGGTCTATTCGGTCGGCACGATGTTCGCCGGCGGCGAGACCTACTGGCTGCCCTTGACGGAGGAGCGCGGCTGGAAGCCCGACCTCGATGCCATTCCGGAGGAGGTGGCGCGGAAGGCAAAGGTGCTCTGGATCAACTACCCGAATAATCCGACCGGCGCGGTTGCTGAGCTCGACTTCTTCGAGCGCTGCGTTCACTTTGCCAAGAAATACGATGTCGCCGTCCTCCATGACGCGCCGTATACCGAGGTCGCCTACGACGGCTACCGGCCCCACAGCTTCCTCGAGGTGCCCGGTGCTCGCGACGTCGGCGTCGAGTTTCATTCGCTGTCGAAAACCTACAACATGACCGGCTGGCGCGTCGGCATGGCGGTCGGCAACGCGCGGATCATCGATGCGCTGCTGCGGGTCAAGTCGAACCTCGACAGCGGCATTCCCCAAGCCATTCAGGAGATGGCGATCGCGGCGCTGAACGGGCCGATGGATGCGGTCTTCCGCAACAACGCCATCCTCCAGTATCGTCGCGACCTGGTCTGCGAGGTGCTGAACAAGATTGGGCTGCGGGCGCCGAAGCCGAAGGCGAGCCTCTACGTCTGGGCGGCGTTGCCGGCAGGCGTGAAGTCGATCGATTTTTCCGCTCGCCTCGTCGAGGAAACGGCGGTCTTCGTCACGCCGGGGATCGGCTACGGACCGAGCGGCGAAGGCTATGTCCGGATCTCGCTGACCGCTCCGACCGAGCGGATCGAGGAAGCGATGCGGCGCCTCGCCGCTTGGAAGCCGGAGGAGGCGCTCGCGGCGTCATAA
- a CDS encoding LLM class flavin-dependent oxidoreductase: MQKRAVSVGGRTIADAVKAAQQAEDAGFDLVWFNDNTGVDGFIGLTAMALNTKKIGLGSGIARAFVRACTVTAVAAADLDEISEGRFVLGLAGGTPRQNQVESSVTVEHPVPQMRELIEILRRCWAAHEPQRIKYEGRFYQIDLRQFRRAKVYQPTIPIYMAAVREKMLQLTGELCEGLAGHPVNSIRFIKEFIEPNLAIGLRRAGRKREDFTLSTWILTAISNDRAQARREAAAQIAFYLTTRSYSHIPDSQGWTKQRMAIQEAFHVKHDMTAMIDAVTDDMIDAMSIAGTPDEVRKKFEAYKDVVDLPTFQVPGILMDQSRREEAQRLMFEVFGKH; the protein is encoded by the coding sequence ATGCAGAAACGAGCGGTGTCCGTCGGCGGACGGACGATCGCAGACGCTGTCAAAGCAGCGCAGCAGGCAGAAGACGCCGGCTTTGACCTCGTCTGGTTCAATGACAATACCGGGGTCGACGGCTTCATCGGCCTCACCGCAATGGCGCTCAACACCAAGAAGATCGGTCTCGGCTCCGGAATCGCGCGCGCCTTTGTGCGTGCCTGTACTGTCACTGCAGTTGCCGCTGCCGACCTTGACGAAATCTCCGAGGGGCGGTTTGTCCTCGGCCTTGCCGGGGGGACGCCGCGCCAAAACCAAGTCGAAAGTTCGGTGACTGTTGAGCATCCGGTCCCGCAGATGCGCGAACTGATTGAGATCCTGCGCCGCTGCTGGGCGGCGCACGAGCCGCAGCGGATCAAGTATGAGGGGCGGTTTTACCAGATCGATCTCCGGCAGTTCCGGCGCGCAAAGGTCTACCAGCCGACAATTCCGATCTACATGGCAGCGGTCCGCGAGAAGATGCTTCAGCTGACGGGTGAACTGTGTGAAGGATTAGCGGGACACCCGGTCAACTCGATCCGGTTTATCAAGGAGTTCATCGAGCCGAACCTCGCCATCGGGCTCCGCCGGGCTGGCCGAAAGCGGGAGGACTTCACCCTTTCGACCTGGATCTTGACGGCGATCTCGAATGACCGCGCCCAAGCGCGGCGCGAAGCGGCTGCCCAGATCGCCTTCTATCTCACCACCCGCAGTTACAGCCACATCCCCGATTCGCAAGGATGGACCAAGCAGCGGATGGCGATCCAAGAGGCATTCCATGTCAAGCATGATATGACGGCGATGATCGACGCCGTGACGGACGACATGATCGACGCAATGAGCATCGCCGGCACGCCCGACGAAGTCCGGAAAAAGTTCGAGGCGTACAAAGATGTTGTCGATCTGCCGACCTTTCAGGTCCCCGGCATTTTGATGGATCAATCGCGCCGCGAAGAAGCACAGCGGCTGATGTTCGAGGTGTTCGGGAAACATTGA
- a CDS encoding CoA transferase yields MDEERALARLRVLDLTGPAGSYAGKLFAELGADVLKVEPPGGDPGRTYAPLSGERSLHWWYHNTSKRSEIIDLTTPAGRQRLWQLVETADVLLDTDPWVLEAAGFTEEAVARRNRRLIWGSLTPFGLTGPRRHWKATDLIASALGGLLYLGGMPDRPPSWPGGEQSYLLGANALAVGVMLALLARIKTGEGQRVDVSLQEATLVATENAIGFWTFLGQVRRRLGTRSFGGPKMIWSTADGWVAAHIGGRWDDLLDWMETHGVETRRFRSPEWYDNDYRRAHFDEFEPVLQEMLNRLPKEQAYAEGQRARIVFGPIRTMAEVRQDIQLNARDFFVDLPTPEGPVTSAGAPYRLSVTPWRLGGPAPAPGEGAGDWREPPVDEPVRPSPPDAFGRLPLSGIRIVDFGTNVVVPLTCKLLASFGAEVIKAEGRSRPEGQRNTPVPRSPRADTLNTNWLFLNVNTDKRSLAVNMTVPEAQQLVREIIAQSDIVIDNFGVDPLPKWGMSAEELFRLRPDLIIVRCSVHGRTGPLSNYVGLGNSIMAVAGLNSITGFAGDPPVGTCTAHPDYSSNAHHALFSILAALYYRERTGRGQVIDLSQTESTVAWLGPALLEYTVNHRVPGQPNNRHPQMAPHGVYPAAGDDRWIAIACPSDAEWRALAAQIDPALLDDPRFRTLADRKANEDLLDALIRDWTVSQEPFALMERLQAAGVPAGVAQTGQDLVERDEHLAARGAFTLLDHEEAGPVTVISPHFRLSRTPGRIGAPPPLLGEDNDWVLTELLALDEERVAQLYIAGAVE; encoded by the coding sequence ATGGATGAGGAACGAGCGCTCGCGCGGCTCCGCGTGCTCGACCTGACAGGACCAGCGGGGAGCTATGCGGGAAAGTTGTTCGCCGAGCTTGGGGCGGATGTTCTGAAAGTCGAGCCGCCCGGCGGGGATCCTGGCCGCACCTACGCGCCGCTCTCGGGCGAGCGGTCGCTCCACTGGTGGTATCACAACACCTCAAAGCGATCGGAGATCATCGACCTCACCACCCCAGCCGGCCGCCAGCGGCTGTGGCAGCTCGTCGAAACGGCCGACGTGCTCCTCGATACCGACCCGTGGGTCCTAGAGGCTGCGGGCTTCACGGAAGAAGCGGTCGCGCGCCGAAACCGGCGGCTGATTTGGGGCAGCCTCACCCCCTTCGGGTTGACGGGCCCGCGACGCCACTGGAAAGCAACCGACCTTATTGCCTCGGCGCTTGGGGGGCTGCTCTATCTCGGCGGCATGCCCGACCGTCCGCCATCGTGGCCGGGAGGGGAGCAGTCCTACCTGCTCGGAGCGAATGCGTTAGCGGTCGGGGTGATGCTCGCGCTCCTCGCCCGGATCAAAACTGGCGAAGGGCAGCGCGTTGACGTCTCGCTGCAGGAAGCAACCCTCGTCGCGACCGAGAATGCGATCGGCTTCTGGACCTTTCTCGGTCAGGTGCGCAGGCGCCTTGGAACGCGCAGCTTTGGCGGCCCGAAGATGATCTGGTCGACCGCCGACGGCTGGGTTGCCGCCCATATCGGCGGCCGCTGGGATGACCTGCTCGACTGGATGGAGACGCACGGCGTCGAGACACGCCGGTTCCGTTCTCCAGAATGGTACGACAACGACTACCGGCGCGCTCACTTCGACGAATTCGAACCCGTGCTCCAAGAGATGCTCAACCGGCTGCCCAAGGAGCAAGCGTACGCCGAGGGACAGCGGGCGCGGATCGTCTTCGGTCCCATTCGCACCATGGCCGAAGTGCGGCAGGATATCCAGCTGAACGCGCGCGACTTCTTTGTCGACCTGCCGACCCCCGAGGGGCCCGTCACGAGCGCCGGCGCTCCCTATCGGCTCTCTGTCACCCCGTGGCGGCTTGGCGGCCCCGCCCCTGCTCCCGGCGAGGGGGCTGGAGACTGGCGGGAACCTCCTGTCGACGAGCCCGTTCGCCCCAGCCCTCCCGATGCGTTCGGCCGGCTCCCCTTGAGCGGCATCCGCATCGTCGACTTCGGCACCAACGTCGTCGTTCCCCTCACCTGCAAGCTGCTTGCCTCATTCGGCGCCGAGGTGATCAAAGCCGAAGGACGCTCTCGGCCCGAAGGCCAGCGCAACACCCCGGTGCCCCGCTCGCCGCGCGCCGATACGCTGAATACGAACTGGCTGTTCCTCAATGTCAACACTGACAAGCGGTCGCTCGCCGTCAACATGACCGTGCCCGAGGCGCAGCAGCTGGTCAGGGAGATCATCGCCCAATCGGATATTGTGATCGACAACTTCGGCGTCGACCCTCTGCCGAAGTGGGGCATGAGCGCCGAGGAGCTTTTCCGCCTCCGGCCAGACCTGATCATCGTCCGCTGCTCGGTGCACGGGCGGACAGGACCGCTCTCGAACTACGTCGGGCTGGGCAACTCGATCATGGCAGTCGCCGGGCTGAACTCGATCACCGGCTTCGCGGGCGACCCGCCGGTCGGAACGTGCACCGCCCATCCCGACTACAGTTCAAACGCCCACCACGCCCTCTTCTCCATCCTCGCAGCGCTGTACTACCGCGAACGGACAGGCCGCGGACAGGTGATCGACCTCTCTCAGACCGAATCGACGGTCGCTTGGCTCGGGCCGGCGCTGCTCGAATACACGGTGAACCATCGCGTTCCGGGGCAGCCGAACAACCGCCATCCCCAGATGGCGCCCCATGGCGTCTATCCCGCTGCCGGCGACGACCGCTGGATCGCCATCGCCTGCCCCAGCGACGCAGAATGGCGCGCGCTTGCCGCTCAGATCGATCCCGCTCTGCTCGATGATCCGCGCTTCCGTACCCTCGCCGACCGCAAGGCAAACGAAGACCTGCTCGACGCCCTCATCCGGGATTGGACGGTCTCCCAGGAGCCGTTTGCGCTGATGGAGCGCCTGCAGGCAGCGGGGGTCCCTGCCGGCGTCGCCCAGACCGGCCAAGATCTCGTCGAGCGCGACGAGCACCTTGCGGCGCGAGGCGCTTTCACTCTCCTCGACCATGAAGAGGCGGGACCCGTGACGGTTATCTCGCCGCACTTCCGCCTGTCGCGGACTCCGGGGCGGATCGGCGCGCCGCCGCCGCTCCTCGGCGAGGATAACGACTGGGTCCTGACCGAACTGCTGGCGCTCGACGAGGAGCGGGTCGCCCAGCTCTACATCGCCGGCGCAGTCGAGTAG
- the miaA gene encoding tRNA (adenosine(37)-N6)-dimethylallyltransferase MiaA, with protein MSAVLSPPQIPLVAIVGPTATGKSALAVALAEQVDGEIVNADSRQVYRGMEIGTAAPPAELRRRVPHHLYTYRDPSEPFSLAEYLAAARATIAGIAARRRRPILVGGSGLYVRAVIQGLAPPPVPPDPALRSQLEEVARRDPALLVRELAERDPAAAAKIDPRNLRRVIRAIEVIRKTGRPFSEQGRVQPPPYQTAVIGLTLERSALYARVDARVEAMLAAGWLDEVRRLRDAGLTPAAPAMSSHGYRELLAVVAGTLSLEEAKERIKRATHRLVRQQYTWFRLDDPAITWFAADRPDLVDAVVAHLRRSWCALPRCTASETTS; from the coding sequence GTGAGTGCCGTTCTTTCCCCCCCGCAGATCCCGCTTGTGGCCATTGTCGGGCCGACGGCAACCGGCAAGTCGGCGCTTGCGGTTGCGCTGGCAGAACAGGTGGACGGAGAGATTGTCAACGCCGACAGCCGCCAGGTCTACCGCGGGATGGAAATCGGGACTGCGGCGCCCCCTGCCGAGCTGCGACGGCGCGTCCCCCATCATTTGTATACCTACCGCGACCCGTCGGAGCCGTTTTCGCTGGCAGAATATTTGGCGGCGGCCCGCGCGACGATCGCCGGCATCGCCGCGCGCCGGCGGCGGCCTATCCTCGTCGGCGGGAGCGGGCTGTATGTTCGCGCTGTGATCCAGGGGCTGGCGCCGCCGCCGGTGCCGCCTGACCCTGCCCTGCGCTCTCAACTCGAGGAGGTCGCGCGCCGCGACCCCGCCCTCCTGGTGCGCGAGCTCGCAGAGCGGGACCCTGCGGCAGCGGCGAAAATCGATCCTCGGAATCTGCGCCGCGTGATCCGCGCGATCGAAGTGATCCGCAAGACGGGCCGGCCGTTCTCCGAACAGGGCCGGGTGCAGCCCCCGCCCTACCAGACCGCCGTGATCGGCTTGACCCTCGAGCGGTCGGCGCTGTATGCGCGGGTCGATGCGCGCGTTGAGGCGATGCTCGCCGCCGGCTGGCTGGACGAAGTGCGGCGGCTCCGTGACGCCGGACTGACCCCCGCTGCCCCCGCGATGAGCAGCCACGGCTACCGTGAGCTGCTGGCAGTAGTAGCGGGGACGCTCAGCCTCGAGGAGGCGAAAGAGCGGATCAAGCGGGCAACCCATCGTCTCGTGCGGCAGCAGTATACTTGGTTCCGATTGGACGACCCGGCGATCACATGGTTCGCGGCTGACCGCCCCGACCTCGTCGATGCGGTCGTCGCTCATCTGCGGAGGAGTTGGTGCGCTTTGCCAAGATGCACGGCATCGGAAACGACTTCGTAA
- the dapF gene encoding diaminopimelate epimerase, whose translation MRFAKMHGIGNDFVMVDARAVDADWPALAKAICDRHYGVGADGLILVLPSERADLRMRIFNPDGSEAEMCGNGIRCYTKFVLEEGLVPPRDELTVETGAGVLTVMAHRRDGVVEAVSVDMGPPRLDPAEIPVDTTRLADARVVDYPLVVDGETLPVTCVSMGNPHAVTFVEQDLSAVPLETLGPKVERHPFFPQRVNFEVARVRDRRRLDVRVWERGAGLTLACGTGACAAVVAARLHGLVDEEVDVRLPGGALVIRWDGGSVQMRGPAAFVFRGEWPLDR comes from the coding sequence GTGCGCTTTGCCAAGATGCACGGCATCGGAAACGACTTCGTAATGGTCGATGCCCGCGCGGTCGATGCCGATTGGCCTGCCTTGGCGAAGGCAATCTGCGACCGTCACTACGGCGTCGGTGCTGACGGCCTGATCCTCGTCCTGCCGTCGGAGCGGGCGGATCTGCGGATGCGCATCTTCAACCCCGACGGCTCCGAAGCCGAGATGTGCGGCAACGGCATTCGCTGCTACACCAAGTTTGTTTTGGAAGAAGGGCTGGTGCCGCCGCGCGATGAGCTCACGGTGGAAACCGGCGCCGGCGTGCTGACGGTCATGGCGCATCGCCGCGACGGCGTGGTCGAAGCGGTGTCGGTCGACATGGGCCCGCCGCGGCTCGATCCCGCCGAGATCCCGGTCGACACGACGCGTCTTGCCGATGCCCGCGTTGTCGACTACCCCCTCGTCGTCGACGGCGAGACCCTCCCGGTCACCTGTGTCTCGATGGGCAATCCGCACGCTGTCACCTTCGTTGAACAGGATCTCTCGGCTGTTCCCCTCGAGACGCTCGGACCAAAAGTGGAGCGGCACCCCTTTTTCCCGCAGCGGGTGAACTTCGAGGTGGCGCGGGTGCGCGACCGCCGCCGCCTCGATGTCCGCGTGTGGGAGCGCGGCGCAGGGCTGACGCTCGCCTGCGGGACCGGGGCGTGCGCGGCTGTCGTGGCGGCGCGCCTCCACGGCCTAGTCGACGAAGAGGTCGACGTCCGACTTCCGGGCGGCGCGCTCGTTATTCGGTGGGACGGAGGCTCCGTGCAGATGCGCGGTCCAGCAGCGTTCGTCTTCCGCGGGGAGTGGCCGCTCGACCGCTGA
- a CDS encoding class I SAM-dependent methyltransferase gives MIDRGFLGTTPLSAERDDDAYLDFAEGLRVFNLAKLDPVARQKGQEALAEAERLAGRKFEDILEVKAILDRLPIMAVRSRFHRSDQEMMWSGALEALRKREPQLLRELEIADRSGPGTVEYDPNFPYPDYFSRVEFHIQPGGYFADPLTGYLYHVATRVFYTGKNNNDGIHREIVEAVPVPADGRVERVLDLACGVGQATTAFKERFPQAEVWGIDLGAPMVRYAHKRAVDLGIEVHFAQRLAERTGFPDNHFDIVLVYLLFHEIPWEISKQVVAEVHRILRPGGVFAVFDFPSNQPKPTSLISRYFREFDNRDNGEPYAQEFVESDFHGELRRYFRQVIESYKPEFWIPNRVAVK, from the coding sequence ATGATCGACCGGGGCTTTCTCGGAACAACTCCTCTCAGCGCAGAACGAGACGATGATGCGTATCTCGATTTTGCGGAGGGGCTGCGGGTCTTCAACCTCGCAAAGCTCGATCCAGTTGCGCGGCAGAAAGGGCAGGAGGCGCTCGCCGAGGCGGAACGTCTTGCCGGCCGGAAATTCGAGGATATTCTCGAAGTCAAGGCGATCTTGGATCGATTGCCGATCATGGCGGTCCGGTCGCGCTTCCATCGGTCGGACCAAGAAATGATGTGGTCTGGCGCGCTCGAGGCGCTCCGCAAGCGGGAGCCGCAGTTGCTGCGCGAACTAGAGATCGCCGATCGTTCGGGGCCGGGAACAGTCGAATACGACCCGAACTTCCCCTATCCCGACTATTTCTCGCGGGTGGAATTTCACATCCAGCCCGGCGGCTACTTCGCTGACCCGCTGACGGGTTACCTCTATCATGTCGCAACCCGAGTGTTCTATACGGGCAAAAACAACAACGACGGCATCCACCGTGAGATCGTTGAGGCGGTGCCCGTTCCGGCGGACGGGCGCGTGGAGCGCGTTCTCGATCTTGCGTGTGGGGTCGGCCAAGCCACGACCGCCTTCAAGGAACGGTTTCCGCAGGCGGAGGTGTGGGGAATCGATTTGGGCGCGCCCATGGTGCGCTATGCCCACAAGCGGGCGGTCGACCTTGGGATCGAGGTCCATTTCGCCCAGCGGCTTGCCGAACGGACCGGCTTCCCCGACAATCATTTCGATATTGTTCTCGTCTACCTGCTCTTCCACGAAATTCCGTGGGAGATCTCGAAGCAGGTTGTTGCTGAGGTCCACCGCATCCTGCGTCCGGGCGGGGTCTTCGCGGTGTTCGATTTCCCCTCGAATCAGCCGAAGCCGACCTCGCTTATCAGCCGCTACTTCCGTGAGTTCGACAACCGCGACAACGGCGAGCCCTACGCTCAGGAGTTCGTCGAATCCGACTTCCACGGCGAGCTGCGCCGCTATTTCCGGCAGGTGATCGAGAGCTACAAGCCCGAGTTCTGGATCCCGAACCGGGTCGCCGTCAAGTAA
- a CDS encoding sulfurtransferase, with amino-acid sequence MELAHPEYLVDCAWLRDHLNDPAVRILESTVHLRREGDQMIRISGRSEFETGHIPGAQFADLIEALSDTSNPLPFMLPSPEQFAREVGRLGVSNRHRVICYDRAHGTWATRLWWMFRAFGHDNVAVLNGGYRAWLAGGHPVETGTVPPSPAVFTPRLRPELVAGKREVLAAIEDGAVCTINALAPEVHRGETGTYARRGRIPNSVNVPAMSLVDPETCLLRPPEELKALFDAVGALSRERVILYCGGGIAATMDAFVLTLLGHDNVAVYDGSLTEWMADESLPVEVG; translated from the coding sequence ATGGAGCTGGCACACCCCGAGTATCTGGTCGACTGCGCCTGGCTGCGCGATCACCTGAATGACCCGGCGGTACGCATTCTCGAATCGACGGTGCACCTGCGCCGCGAAGGCGACCAGATGATCCGGATCAGCGGGCGCTCCGAGTTTGAGACAGGCCATATTCCAGGCGCCCAATTCGCCGACCTCATCGAAGCGCTCTCCGACACTTCCAACCCGCTGCCCTTCATGTTGCCCTCGCCCGAGCAGTTCGCCCGCGAGGTCGGCCGTCTCGGGGTGAGCAACCGCCACCGCGTGATCTGCTATGACCGCGCTCACGGCACGTGGGCGACACGCTTATGGTGGATGTTCCGCGCTTTCGGGCACGACAACGTGGCAGTCCTGAACGGCGGCTATCGCGCGTGGCTCGCCGGCGGACATCCGGTCGAGACGGGAACAGTCCCGCCGTCGCCGGCCGTCTTCACTCCCCGCCTGCGGCCAGAGCTCGTTGCCGGCAAGCGTGAGGTGCTCGCCGCAATCGAGGATGGCGCTGTCTGCACGATCAACGCCCTCGCTCCCGAAGTGCATCGAGGGGAGACCGGGACGTATGCCCGGCGCGGACGCATCCCGAACAGCGTCAATGTGCCGGCGATGAGCCTGGTCGACCCCGAAACTTGCCTGCTCCGCCCCCCCGAGGAACTGAAGGCGCTGTTTGACGCCGTCGGCGCGCTGTCGCGGGAGCGGGTGATCCTCTACTGCGGCGGCGGGATCGCGGCGACAATGGACGCCTTCGTCCTGACGCTCCTCGGGCATGACAATGTCGCAGTCTACGACGGCTCCCTCACCGAGTGGATGGCTGACGAATCGCTCCCGGTGGAGGTGGGCTGA
- the hflX gene encoding GTPase HflX, with protein sequence MARTVHPVEPPRERALLIAVETEKPTLFSVEDSLEELAQLAATAGAEVVDAVFQRRHRPDAATYLGAGKVEEVKARCEETGATVAIFDDELSPTQQRNLEKALGIKVIDRTALILDIFARRARTREGRLQVELAQTEYLLPRLAGQWSHLERLGGGIGTRGPGETQIETDRRLARDRIAHLKRELEEVRRHRQLYRQNRRRHGIPVVAIVGYTNAGKSTLLNALTDAGVLAEDKLFATLDPTTRQVTLPGQQTVLFSDTVGFIQKLPATLVAAFRATLEELEDADVLLHVLDISHPNAEQHRATVEQVLRELGVDRTPTVLVLNKVDLLYPDAGEGALRLAEREYGGPGVVPIAAARGWGLDRLLAAVQQALVAGWQRVRVTIPYGQEGIVSQVRQRGRVDREDYTDRGICLEARVPPDLAGALAPFAA encoded by the coding sequence ATCGCGCGCACTGTCCATCCTGTTGAGCCGCCGCGCGAGCGCGCCCTGCTGATTGCCGTTGAGACGGAGAAGCCGACGCTCTTCAGCGTCGAGGACTCGCTGGAAGAGTTGGCGCAGCTCGCTGCCACCGCCGGGGCGGAGGTCGTGGATGCGGTGTTCCAGCGCCGCCATCGGCCGGATGCGGCGACCTATCTCGGCGCCGGAAAAGTCGAGGAGGTGAAGGCGCGCTGCGAGGAGACGGGCGCGACAGTGGCCATTTTCGACGATGAGCTGTCGCCGACCCAGCAGCGCAATCTGGAGAAGGCGCTCGGCATCAAGGTGATAGACCGGACCGCCCTCATCCTCGACATCTTCGCCCGCCGCGCCCGCACGCGCGAAGGCCGGCTTCAAGTCGAGCTCGCGCAGACCGAGTACCTTTTGCCGCGCCTGGCGGGCCAGTGGTCTCACCTCGAACGGCTGGGCGGCGGCATCGGCACCCGCGGGCCCGGCGAGACCCAGATTGAGACCGACCGGCGCCTTGCGCGCGACCGCATCGCGCACCTGAAGCGCGAACTCGAGGAGGTGCGCCGGCATCGTCAGCTGTATCGCCAAAATCGCCGCCGGCACGGCATTCCCGTCGTGGCGATCGTCGGCTATACCAACGCCGGCAAGAGCACCCTACTCAACGCCCTCACCGACGCCGGCGTGCTGGCCGAAGACAAGCTGTTTGCCACTCTTGACCCGACGACGCGGCAGGTGACGCTGCCCGGCCAGCAGACGGTGCTCTTCTCTGACACAGTCGGCTTCATCCAGAAACTGCCGGCGACCCTCGTCGCGGCTTTCCGCGCCACCCTTGAAGAACTGGAAGACGCTGATGTCCTCCTGCATGTGCTCGATATCTCTCACCCCAACGCGGAGCAGCATCGGGCGACTGTTGAGCAAGTGCTGCGTGAGCTCGGGGTCGACCGCACGCCGACCGTTCTTGTGCTCAACAAAGTCGATCTGCTCTACCCCGACGCCGGCGAAGGCGCGCTCCGTCTCGCCGAGCGGGAGTATGGCGGTCCTGGCGTCGTCCCGATTGCGGCGGCGCGGGGATGGGGGCTCGACCGCTTGCTTGCGGCAGTACAGCAGGCGCTCGTCGCGGGCTGGCAGCGAGTGCGCGTTACGATTCCCTATGGGCAGGAAGGCATTGTCAGCCAGGTCCGGCAGCGCGGTCGAGTCGACCGTGAAGACTACACCGACCGCGGCATCTGCCTCGAAGCGCGGGTTCCCCCGGACCTCGCGGGCGCCCTCGCGCCGTTCGCGGCGTAG
- a CDS encoding DUF4437 domain-containing protein: MTRPLIDFIHVDSLPWQQERSPSANQPHRYRRLSEDEETGEQTLLVELPAGWRMTDDGWLDVDDELFLLGGDLTLNGERLTKYSYLFIPAGQLRRGVRSEGGARLLQFRRAAAAFHPAAADSPQADLTRAIGPLNLRTMPYERPQTPNFPAGAGRKTLRRDPVMGDGFWVIALLPHWISPLTEKHTFSEENYVLEGEIETSVGVMTPGAYLHHPPGAVHGPMRSRPGCLIITRAGGPFHTDYEPVSGDYAFPEEV, from the coding sequence ATGACCCGCCCGCTGATCGATTTCATCCACGTTGACTCGCTGCCGTGGCAGCAAGAGCGCTCGCCGAGCGCCAATCAGCCTCACCGCTATCGGCGTCTCAGCGAAGACGAGGAAACGGGAGAGCAGACGCTGCTCGTCGAGCTTCCGGCCGGCTGGCGCATGACGGACGATGGGTGGCTCGACGTCGATGACGAACTGTTTCTTCTCGGCGGCGACCTCACGCTGAACGGCGAGCGCCTAACGAAGTACAGCTATCTCTTCATCCCTGCCGGCCAGCTGCGGCGCGGTGTCCGGAGTGAGGGAGGAGCGCGCCTGCTTCAATTTCGACGCGCCGCCGCAGCCTTCCACCCGGCAGCGGCGGACAGCCCCCAAGCTGACCTGACGCGAGCGATTGGCCCGCTCAATCTCCGAACGATGCCGTACGAGCGGCCCCAGACGCCCAACTTCCCTGCCGGAGCAGGCCGCAAGACGCTCCGACGCGACCCCGTGATGGGCGACGGCTTCTGGGTCATCGCGCTGCTGCCGCATTGGATCAGCCCGTTGACGGAGAAGCACACCTTCAGCGAGGAGAACTACGTCCTCGAAGGCGAGATCGAGACGAGCGTCGGCGTGATGACGCCCGGCGCCTATCTCCATCACCCGCCGGGGGCCGTTCATGGACCGATGCGCTCGCGGCCCGGCTGTCTCATCATCACGCGGGCGGGCGGGCCGTTCCACACCGACTACGAGCCTGTTTCCGGCGACTACGCCTTTCCGGAAGAAGTGTGA